A DNA window from Niabella yanshanensis contains the following coding sequences:
- a CDS encoding ThiF family adenylyltransferase — MLLGYRASEQYNSYYKPVYYRLAESGGQERLRELLSQTPSIQIYDTIESQLSELAKINNPQRQLTPEEYKVEVARYLDGKDPDEYGVWVYYPWSQKLVHLLDEEEFVQVRTSRNLYKIKPEELETLKTKKLGIIGLSVGQSIAMTIATERICGELYLADFDTVELCNMNRLSNCNVYNLGASKAVITAQKIAELDPFLKVTCFTDGITADNIDTFLGTGSSQLNILIEECDSIDVKILSRVKARAKGIPVVMDTNDRGMLDVERFDLEPERPLFHGNLNEEGIDLTKLKDLTSQEKLPMLDAMVNLSALSDRMKYSLSEMGKTINTWPQLASSVVLGGAMVTDTCRRILLSETTSSGRYYIDFKELIK; from the coding sequence ATGCTTTTAGGCTATCGGGCTTCTGAACAATACAATAGTTATTACAAACCAGTATATTACAGATTGGCAGAGAGCGGTGGGCAAGAGAGGCTCAGAGAGCTTTTGTCGCAAACTCCCTCTATACAAATATACGACACTATTGAAAGTCAATTATCAGAATTAGCAAAAATAAATAATCCTCAAAGGCAACTGACACCGGAAGAATATAAAGTGGAGGTTGCCCGTTACCTGGATGGTAAAGACCCTGATGAATATGGAGTGTGGGTATACTATCCCTGGTCGCAAAAACTGGTTCATTTGCTTGATGAGGAAGAGTTTGTACAGGTGAGAACGAGCAGAAACCTGTATAAGATCAAGCCGGAAGAGCTTGAAACACTGAAAACTAAAAAACTCGGCATTATAGGTTTGTCAGTAGGTCAATCGATTGCCATGACGATTGCTACCGAACGTATTTGCGGGGAATTGTACCTGGCCGATTTTGATACGGTTGAATTATGCAATATGAACCGGTTAAGCAATTGTAATGTATATAACCTGGGCGCCTCTAAAGCGGTTATAACAGCTCAAAAAATTGCAGAACTGGATCCGTTTCTTAAAGTAACCTGTTTTACAGACGGGATTACCGCAGATAATATTGATACCTTTTTGGGAACCGGCAGTTCGCAGCTCAATATATTGATAGAAGAGTGCGACAGTATTGATGTAAAAATCTTAAGCCGGGTTAAGGCCCGTGCAAAAGGGATTCCGGTGGTGATGGATACCAATGATCGGGGAATGTTAGATGTAGAGCGTTTTGACCTGGAGCCCGAAAGGCCACTTTTTCATGGAAATCTGAATGAAGAAGGGATTGATTTGACAAAATTAAAAGACCTCACAAGCCAGGAAAAATTACCAATGCTGGATGCAATGGTAAACCTGTCGGCCCTCTCCGACAGGATGAAATACTCGCTAAGTGAAATGGGAAAAACTATTAATACCTGGCCACAGTTAGCCTCTTCTGTGGTATTGGGTGGTGCAATGGTTACTGACACCTGCAGAAGGATTTTGTTGTCAGAAACAACTAGTTCCGGAAGATACTATATCGATTTTAAGGAATTAATTAAATAA
- a CDS encoding response regulator produces MAENNIYKNILYVDDEIHNLNSFRAVFRRSYNVFTALSAKEGKTILAENTIHLIITDQRMPETTGIEFLESIIKDHPAIPRILLTGYTDINAVIDAINKGSVYKYVQKPWSEDELRETIENALKIYTNSKNKEQLTEKLITTNEQLEFLLRQNLLS; encoded by the coding sequence ATGGCCGAAAACAATATTTATAAGAATATCTTGTATGTTGATGATGAAATACATAACCTTAACTCTTTTCGTGCAGTATTCAGAAGATCATATAATGTATTTACCGCTCTTTCTGCAAAGGAAGGTAAAACAATATTGGCTGAGAATACGATTCACCTGATAATAACTGACCAAAGAATGCCGGAAACAACCGGGATTGAATTCCTCGAATCCATTATTAAAGATCATCCTGCAATTCCAAGAATTTTGCTGACGGGCTATACAGATATTAATGCCGTTATCGATGCCATTAACAAAGGGTCTGTTTACAAGTATGTTCAAAAACCCTGGTCTGAGGACGAGCTTCGCGAAACTATAGAAAATGCTTTAAAAATATATACTAATAGTAAGAATAAAGAGCAGCTTACTGAAAAATTGATCACTACCAACGAGCAGTTAGAGTTTCTGCTACGCCAGAACCTGCTCTCCTGA
- a CDS encoding DNA topoisomerase IB: MQIEAADIVVNISPQKLVDAINDAKKSARIVKLTYVSDADAGIVRMKRGQSFTYKKGGKTVADQDTLSRIRSLVIPPAWQNVWICSLENGHLQCTGVDLMGRKQYRYHPLWNALRKETKFYRLLQFGQALKSIRKTLSRHLSGRDLNRQKVLAAVVSVMDKTGIRVGNNIYEKLYGSFGLSTLKNKHIKISGNKVQFSFRGKKGVYQNISLKSARLAKIIRQCKEIPGKELFQYLDDSGNRHSISSGDVNDYIKEISGGEFTSKDFRTWTGTVDCIGQFAKIGSFETQTEMKRNMVAAIDCVAANLGNTRSVCKSHYIHPLVLAMYEDSRLLSYIQSPALTRGDNDPAPLEAVLLKILKKEKMTGK, translated from the coding sequence ATGCAGATAGAAGCCGCTGATATAGTAGTCAATATATCTCCCCAAAAACTGGTAGATGCCATTAATGATGCGAAAAAGAGTGCCCGCATTGTAAAGCTCACCTATGTAAGCGATGCTGACGCCGGTATTGTACGAATGAAACGGGGCCAGTCGTTTACTTATAAAAAAGGAGGCAAAACAGTGGCAGACCAGGATACGCTTTCCCGCATCCGGAGCCTGGTGATTCCACCGGCCTGGCAAAATGTTTGGATCTGCAGCCTGGAAAACGGGCATTTGCAATGCACAGGCGTAGACCTGATGGGCAGGAAGCAATACCGGTACCACCCGCTTTGGAATGCGCTTCGAAAGGAAACAAAATTTTACCGCCTGCTTCAGTTTGGGCAAGCCTTAAAGAGCATCCGGAAAACACTTTCCCGTCATTTGTCTGGTCGCGATCTTAATAGACAAAAGGTATTGGCAGCAGTTGTTAGCGTAATGGATAAAACCGGTATCCGTGTGGGTAATAATATATATGAAAAACTCTACGGATCGTTTGGCCTGTCCACTTTAAAAAATAAACATATAAAAATAAGCGGCAATAAGGTTCAGTTTAGTTTCCGGGGTAAGAAGGGCGTTTACCAGAATATTTCCCTGAAAAGCGCACGCCTGGCAAAAATTATACGTCAGTGCAAAGAAATTCCGGGTAAAGAGCTGTTTCAGTATCTCGATGATTCAGGCAACCGGCATAGTATCAGTAGCGGTGATGTTAACGACTACATCAAAGAAATTTCCGGTGGTGAATTTACCAGTAAAGATTTCAGAACCTGGACCGGCACAGTAGATTGTATAGGTCAGTTTGCTAAAATAGGTAGTTTTGAAACACAGACCGAAATGAAGAGAAATATGGTAGCCGCAATAGATTGTGTGGCGGCTAACCTGGGTAATACGAGATCTGTTTGTAAAAGTCATTACATACACCCCCTGGTATTAGCTATGTACGAAGACTCCCGGCTGCTAAGTTATATCCAATCCCCCGCTTTAACCAGGGGCGACAACGATCCGGCCCCCCTTGAAGCCGTACTTTTAAAGATTCTGAAAAAAGAAAAGATGACTGGGAAATAA
- a CDS encoding GlxA family transcriptional regulator: protein MKTIYILVPEHAVLQAVADPQYCFNTVNEFLQVSGKGPLFKVQLVGAQRQVQFSGNQFSVTPDLLLEETGVADLVIAPALFGDMEQAVNANTKMIKWLNWQYQEGAEIASLCVGAFLLASTGLLNGKKCSTHWGYMNAFREMFPEVLVQDGSIVTEQNRLYTSGGATSYWNLLLHLVEKYTDRPTAILVSKYFAIDINRSSQSAFAMFTAQKNHNDEEVKKAQDYIEKNIEERLTIDDIAAFVALGRRSLERRFKQATNNSVLEYIQRVKVEAAKKSFESSRKNINEVMYDVGYTDTKAFRTTFKKITGLTPIEYKNKYNKLAVA from the coding sequence ATGAAAACGATCTATATTTTAGTGCCCGAACATGCTGTTTTACAGGCTGTAGCAGATCCCCAGTATTGTTTTAATACCGTAAACGAATTTTTGCAGGTAAGCGGTAAAGGACCACTTTTTAAGGTTCAGCTGGTAGGCGCGCAACGGCAGGTGCAGTTTAGCGGAAACCAGTTTTCCGTAACACCTGATTTGTTACTGGAAGAAACGGGTGTTGCCGACCTGGTTATAGCTCCGGCACTTTTTGGCGATATGGAGCAAGCAGTGAATGCTAACACCAAAATGATCAAATGGCTGAACTGGCAATATCAGGAAGGTGCAGAAATCGCCTCTTTATGTGTAGGCGCTTTTCTGCTGGCGTCTACTGGTTTGCTTAATGGTAAAAAATGCAGCACCCACTGGGGCTACATGAATGCATTCAGGGAAATGTTTCCCGAGGTCCTTGTGCAGGACGGATCAATTGTTACCGAGCAGAACCGGCTTTACACCAGCGGAGGCGCTACCTCCTACTGGAACCTTTTACTGCACTTGGTAGAAAAGTATACCGACCGCCCAACAGCTATACTCGTATCCAAGTACTTTGCGATCGATATTAACCGGAGCAGCCAGTCCGCGTTTGCCATGTTTACCGCTCAAAAAAATCATAATGACGAAGAAGTGAAAAAGGCACAGGATTATATTGAAAAAAATATAGAGGAGCGACTAACGATTGATGATATCGCAGCATTTGTGGCGCTCGGCCGCCGAAGCCTGGAACGCCGCTTTAAACAGGCCACTAACAATTCGGTTTTAGAATACATTCAAAGGGTAAAAGTTGAAGCAGCCAAGAAGAGCTTTGAAAGCAGCCGCAAAAATATCAACGAAGTAATGTATGATGTAGGTTATACCGACACCAAAGCTTTTAGAACCACTTTTAAAAAGATCACCGGCCTTACTCCTATCGAATACAAAAATAAATACAATAAGCTGGCAGTTGCCTGA
- a CDS encoding oligosaccharide flippase family protein has product MNVIFTYGMETAFFRFTQIQDKKTVFNTSSISLISSSLLLCMLLIGFHVPISKILMVEAHPEYVLLASGIIFFDALSAIPFAKLRLDGKPRKFAFVKIFGILVNMGALYFFLSVCPQIAKEKPDSLIAFLFDKEWLVGYVFVANLIQSIVTLLLLSREFFSFNLKFDKIVWRQLVLYGLPIMVAGFAGMINETFDRIMLGWWAPVSSEDAAKAEVGIYAACYKLSLLISLSVQAFRMGAEPFFFKQSTSENAPRTYARVMKFFVITLCLMFLFVMLYVDLWKYFITDHSMWVGLKVVPILLLANMFLGIYYNLSIWYKLGNKTVAGAYITLIGAGVTLLINYLFIPAYSYVACAWATFACYGIMMVVSYVWGQKNYRIPYAKNKLIAYIIIAVIFYTIHYLVKEQFPTSWVNYGVATILFVLYFLFILRVEKREFAQLPVIGKFLK; this is encoded by the coding sequence ATGAACGTAATATTTACGTATGGGATGGAGACCGCCTTTTTCAGGTTTACACAAATCCAGGATAAAAAAACGGTTTTTAATACTTCCAGCATCTCTCTTATATCTTCTTCCCTGCTGCTATGTATGTTGCTGATAGGGTTTCATGTGCCTATTTCTAAAATTTTAATGGTAGAAGCTCACCCTGAATATGTGCTCCTGGCGTCGGGCATTATATTCTTTGATGCTTTGAGCGCCATTCCGTTTGCAAAGCTCAGGCTCGATGGCAAACCCAGGAAATTTGCTTTTGTGAAGATATTCGGAATCCTAGTAAATATGGGAGCTCTTTATTTCTTTTTAAGTGTCTGTCCGCAAATTGCCAAAGAGAAACCCGATAGCCTTATAGCTTTTTTATTTGATAAGGAGTGGTTAGTGGGTTATGTTTTTGTGGCTAATCTCATTCAAAGCATTGTTACTTTGCTGTTGCTCTCTAGAGAGTTCTTTAGCTTTAACCTGAAGTTTGATAAGATTGTTTGGCGACAATTGGTATTATATGGTCTTCCTATAATGGTTGCAGGTTTTGCCGGTATGATCAACGAAACCTTTGACCGTATTATGTTAGGTTGGTGGGCGCCGGTTAGTTCAGAAGACGCGGCAAAAGCTGAAGTGGGAATATACGCTGCCTGCTACAAGCTTTCTTTGCTAATAAGCTTATCTGTTCAGGCTTTTCGAATGGGGGCAGAGCCGTTTTTCTTCAAACAATCTACCAGTGAAAATGCCCCGCGAACCTACGCACGCGTGATGAAATTTTTTGTAATAACGTTGTGCCTGATGTTTCTTTTCGTTATGCTTTATGTTGATTTATGGAAATATTTCATAACCGACCATTCCATGTGGGTGGGCCTGAAAGTAGTTCCTATCTTACTGCTGGCGAATATGTTTTTAGGTATCTACTATAATTTAAGTATCTGGTACAAGTTAGGGAATAAAACTGTCGCGGGCGCCTATATTACCCTTATTGGAGCCGGGGTTACATTATTAATCAACTATTTATTTATCCCGGCTTATAGCTATGTTGCCTGTGCCTGGGCTACGTTTGCCTGTTATGGTATCATGATGGTGGTATCGTATGTGTGGGGACAAAAAAACTATCGTATTCCTTATGCGAAGAATAAACTGATTGCTTATATTATTATTGCCGTAATATTTTATACGATCCACTATTTGGTAAAGGAGCAGTTTCCAACCTCTTGGGTGAACTATGGAGTGGCGACAATTTTGTTTGTGCTTTATTTCCTCTTTATTCTTCGTGTTGAAAAACGCGAATTCGCCCAATTACCTGTCATAGGAAAGTTTTTAAAATAG
- a CDS encoding ABC transporter substrate-binding protein, whose translation MKKTLLSFLAVIAVVSVFAQPVTNGARHKLAIFTPLYIDEAFDNAGSYKYSGKTFPKASINGLEFYHGAALAIDSLNTLNIPLDVYVYDSKSKRETLEQQFSKCAADGVELIIANCSLAELTTLARLGADKKITVLNATVPNDANATNNPYFVVLNPTIQTQLEGLYNYMKKNYAGRQVTVITRKTSSDPYIRSVLETLNKYYKDSVKIRFQEINDDIALKALGATTQPTQAGLYVVGSLDTEFGSKIIKQLATNAKNFASVTVIGMPTWENISLAKPEYKGVEIIYSTPFFNPKTDATSRSITTYYTKKMYAAPSDLVFRGYGLTYRFGHLLNRYGKDISKKLSGSEYRTFFDMDIQPDYQNGKISHYENKKLYYLKYLNGTLKAVY comes from the coding sequence ATGAAGAAAACGCTTCTAAGTTTTTTAGCTGTTATTGCTGTTGTTTCGGTTTTCGCGCAGCCGGTTACAAACGGAGCACGCCATAAGCTGGCGATATTTACACCTCTTTATATTGATGAGGCGTTTGATAATGCCGGCAGTTACAAATATTCAGGCAAAACCTTTCCAAAGGCTTCTATCAACGGCCTGGAGTTTTATCACGGTGCCGCGCTGGCTATCGACTCACTGAATACATTGAATATTCCGCTGGATGTGTATGTGTATGACTCCAAGTCTAAAAGAGAAACGCTGGAACAGCAATTTAGCAAATGTGCCGCCGACGGCGTAGAGCTGATTATAGCCAACTGTAGCCTGGCAGAGTTAACAACATTGGCCAGGCTGGGTGCTGATAAAAAAATAACCGTGTTGAATGCCACAGTACCTAATGATGCCAACGCAACCAATAATCCTTATTTCGTGGTATTGAACCCAACCATACAAACCCAACTAGAAGGGTTGTATAACTACATGAAAAAGAATTATGCCGGGCGGCAGGTAACAGTAATTACCCGTAAAACGAGTTCTGATCCATATATCCGTTCGGTATTGGAAACATTAAATAAGTATTATAAAGATTCAGTGAAAATCCGCTTCCAGGAGATAAATGACGATATAGCATTGAAAGCATTAGGCGCCACTACCCAGCCCACACAGGCAGGTCTGTATGTGGTAGGGTCACTGGATACCGAGTTTGGAAGTAAAATTATTAAGCAGTTAGCCACCAATGCCAAAAACTTTGCATCAGTAACTGTAATTGGTATGCCTACCTGGGAAAATATCAGCCTGGCCAAGCCCGAATACAAAGGAGTGGAAATTATTTACAGCACACCATTTTTCAACCCCAAAACAGATGCTACCAGCCGCTCCATTACTACCTATTATACTAAAAAAATGTACGCGGCTCCCAGCGACCTGGTGTTCAGGGGCTATGGGCTTACCTACCGTTTTGGCCACCTGTTGAACCGTTATGGAAAAGATATCAGTAAAAAACTGTCCGGATCAGAATACAGGACTTTCTTTGATATGGACATACAACCCGATTACCAGAATGGTAAAATAAGCCATTACGAAAACAAGAAATTGTATTATCTGAAATACCTCAACGGTACATTAAAGGCGGTTTACTAA